Proteins encoded in a region of the Pelobates fuscus isolate aPelFus1 chromosome 11, aPelFus1.pri, whole genome shotgun sequence genome:
- the SLC25A34 gene encoding solute carrier family 25 member 34 — translation MTTPPTHPAIYISPPVDFVLGASACCMACVFTNPLEVVKTRLQLQGELRSRGSYTRHYRGVLQAMVAVGQADGLRGLQKGLTAGLLYQGLMNGVRFYLYSHAEDIGLTQKPGGNIAAGAIAGAIGALVGSPAYLVKTHLQAQTVAAIAVGHQHNHQSVSSAFETIYRKQGILGLWRGVNGAVPRVMVGSAVQLATFASAKEWVKRQKWFSEDSWLVALTGGMISSVGVAIAMMPFDVVSTRLYNQPVDVTGKGRLYTGFLDCFLKIIHKEGILALYKGIVPAYVRLGPHTILSLLFWEELRKLTYYYQHH, via the exons ATGACCACTCCACCAACTCACCCAGCCATCTACATCTCTCCACCGGTGGATTTTGTGCTTGGTGCATCGGCATGCTGTATGGCTTGTGTATTTACTAACCCTTTGGAGGTGGTGAAGACGCGGCTTCAGTTGCAAGGAGAGCTCAGGTCCCGGGGGTCTTACACACGCCATTACAGAGGAGTCTTGCAAGCCATGGTGGCTGTAGGGCAAGCAGATGGACTACGTGGACTGCAGAAAGGACTAACCGCTGGGCTGCTTTATCAGGGACTAATGAACGGCGTACGCTTTTACCTGTACTCGCATGCTGAAGACATaggactgacacagaaaccagGTGGAAATATAGCAGCTGGAGCCATTGCTGGGGCCATAGGTGCTTTAGTGGGAAGTCCTGCATATCTG GTAAAGACTCATCTGCAGGCTCAGACTGTGGCTGCAATCGCAGTTGGACACCAGCACAATCACCAG AGTGTGAGCAGTGCCTTTGAAACCATCTATAGGAAGCAAGGGATTCTGGGACTATGGCGTGGTGTAAATGGAGCGGTACCCAGAGTTATGGTGGGCTCTGCTGTCCAGCTGGCAACATTTGCGAGTGCCAAGGAATGGGTAAAAAGGCAAAAG TGGTTTTCCGAAGACAGCTGGCTGGTTGCACTGACTGGTGGAATGATCAGCAGTGTTGGTGTAGCCATCGCCATGATGCCGTTTGATGTGGTCAGTACACGATTGTATAACCAACCTGTGGATGTAACCGGCAAG GGGAGATTGTACACAGGCTTCTTAGACTGTTTTTTGAAGATCATACATAAAGAAGGGATTCTAGCTCTTTATAAAGGGATTGTTCCTGCATACGTTCGACTGGGGCCACACACCATCCTTAGCCTGCTGTTTTGGGAAGAACTGAGAAAATTGACATATTATTATCAGCACCACTGA